One window from the genome of Paenibacillus azoreducens encodes:
- a CDS encoding winged helix-turn-helix transcriptional regulator yields the protein MGTIKKASSYIPKNPDHIECNIEKTLDVLGGKWAFLVIRELFGGTLRFGELQRRIPSVSPRALTSTLRHLEEHGVLEREVFPTVPVTVEYTLTPKGQDLHVICHEMKLWAARWT from the coding sequence ATGGGAACGATCAAAAAAGCCAGCAGTTATATTCCGAAAAACCCGGATCATATCGAATGCAATATCGAAAAAACGCTTGATGTGCTCGGCGGGAAATGGGCTTTTCTCGTGATCCGCGAATTATTCGGCGGCACGCTCCGCTTTGGTGAACTGCAGCGCCGGATTCCAAGCGTAAGCCCGAGGGCCTTGACCAGTACGCTTCGCCATCTTGAAGAGCACGGCGTCCTTGAACGTGAGGTTTTCCCAACCGTTCCGGTAACCGTTGAGTATACGTTAACGCCCAAAGGTCAGGATTTGCATGTCATTTGCCATGAAATGAAGTTATGGGCGGCACGGTGGACTTAA
- a CDS encoding DUF3934 family protein → MSKSKGKGGTGRGTGKKGWTRWDAKARRIKSAPKPYTSKGTKKTGEAAGDGPVKNDSDAKRG, encoded by the coding sequence TTGAGCAAATCAAAAGGCAAGGGCGGAACAGGCAGGGGAACGGGCAAGAAAGGCTGGACCCGCTGGGATGCTAAAGCCCGCCGGATCAAAAGCGCCCCGAAGCCTTATACCAGTAAGGGGACGAAAAAAACTGGTGAAGCCGCAGGCGATGGACCCGTCAAAAACGACAGCGACGCAAAGCGCGGGTGA
- a CDS encoding IS1182 family transposase: protein MLDVKKRNKKNANSCRMEVTTQPTQERAIFLRNLTTTTEQYTMQVTLPLEDVEEKVIPKRNLAPTFKPYDNKQAQMILNLELFIPDHHVAHVIDEMIESIPDQQLFAHYTGGGRSPYHPKMMLKVILYGYSQKVYSCRGIEKLLQENLPAMWLAAMQQPDFRTLNDFRGVRMKAFMDELFETMIQKLIADNYITMENYFLDGTKIEADANKYSFVWKKSTLHFEEKLKEKVQATLAHIHTLTQQEADEYAAAAPDELPVRLEEAAALLEEKVEDFTEQMAQANDSGARKALRKERSALKQPLKQIWEDFLPRLAKYEQQKACFGNRNSYSKTDPDATFMRMKEDHMKNGQLKPGYNVQIATENQFILFYSLHQRPTDTRCFIPHMERLAASALPMPKTVIADAGYGSEENYLYAVGEEKEPRFDFLIPYGSYMKEKARRYKKDIRHASNWTYEEQDDRFICPNGQYVRFKKYQMKKNASGLEQSFKIYECEDCSDCPLKASCTKAKGNRQVHWNTIWEELKAKAKKALEDDERSAIYARRKVEVESVFGHIKGNRSFRRFSLRGMEKVHTEFGIVALAHNLLKVAGIRSATFLQKRQNKKSWTENMTFSRPTFYFGDLLDSPIFAGISPYDNSLGIPRSYFPALSLRLARPAATSSKIANPKIK, encoded by the coding sequence TTGTTGGATGTTAAAAAAAGGAACAAAAAAAACGCCAATTCTTGTAGAATGGAAGTTACCACACAACCAACTCAGGAAAGGGCGATTTTTTTGCGTAATCTAACGACTACTACCGAACAGTATACCATGCAAGTGACACTTCCTCTAGAGGATGTGGAAGAAAAAGTGATACCTAAACGAAATCTTGCCCCTACCTTCAAGCCGTACGATAACAAGCAAGCTCAGATGATTCTGAATTTGGAACTATTCATTCCTGACCACCATGTGGCACATGTCATTGATGAAATGATCGAATCCATTCCAGATCAGCAACTGTTTGCCCACTACACAGGCGGAGGCCGCAGTCCCTACCATCCCAAAATGATGCTCAAGGTGATCCTTTACGGTTACTCGCAAAAGGTTTACTCTTGCCGAGGCATTGAAAAGCTGCTGCAAGAGAACCTCCCGGCGATGTGGCTGGCGGCGATGCAACAGCCCGACTTCCGTACCTTGAACGACTTCCGTGGCGTGCGTATGAAAGCATTTATGGACGAGCTGTTTGAAACAATGATCCAAAAGCTCATCGCAGACAATTACATCACGATGGAGAACTACTTTTTAGACGGCACGAAGATCGAAGCTGATGCTAACAAGTATTCTTTTGTGTGGAAAAAATCCACCCTTCACTTTGAAGAGAAGCTCAAGGAAAAGGTACAGGCGACCCTTGCGCATATTCATACGCTCACACAGCAAGAAGCCGACGAATACGCGGCGGCAGCCCCGGATGAACTTCCTGTAAGACTCGAAGAAGCAGCCGCCCTACTGGAAGAAAAAGTGGAGGATTTCACCGAACAAATGGCTCAGGCAAACGACAGCGGAGCGAGAAAAGCCTTACGCAAAGAGCGCAGTGCCCTGAAGCAGCCACTGAAACAAATTTGGGAGGACTTTCTTCCGCGGCTCGCCAAGTATGAGCAGCAGAAAGCCTGCTTTGGCAATCGCAACAGCTACTCCAAAACTGATCCAGATGCCACGTTTATGCGGATGAAGGAAGACCACATGAAGAATGGTCAACTGAAACCGGGTTACAATGTGCAAATAGCGACAGAAAACCAGTTCATTTTGTTTTACAGCCTTCATCAGCGACCTACAGATACACGTTGCTTCATCCCCCATATGGAGCGATTGGCTGCGTCTGCTTTGCCGATGCCGAAAACGGTGATTGCCGATGCAGGCTATGGCAGCGAGGAAAATTACTTGTATGCGGTGGGCGAAGAAAAAGAGCCTCGTTTTGATTTTCTCATTCCTTACGGCAGTTATATGAAAGAGAAAGCGCGTCGCTACAAGAAGGACATCCGACATGCCTCCAATTGGACGTATGAAGAGCAAGATGACCGATTTATTTGCCCGAATGGCCAGTACGTTCGCTTTAAGAAATACCAAATGAAGAAAAACGCGTCTGGCCTGGAGCAAAGCTTTAAGATTTATGAATGTGAAGATTGCAGTGATTGTCCACTCAAGGCAAGCTGCACCAAGGCCAAGGGGAACCGCCAGGTACACTGGAATACAATCTGGGAAGAGTTAAAAGCAAAGGCCAAGAAAGCCCTTGAGGATGACGAGAGATCTGCGATCTATGCTCGGCGTAAAGTCGAGGTAGAAAGCGTATTCGGTCACATCAAGGGCAATCGCTCGTTCCGTCGCTTCTCCTTGCGAGGGATGGAGAAGGTTCACACCGAATTTGGGATTGTGGCTTTGGCCCACAATCTACTGAAGGTGGCGGGCATCCGCTCAGCCACTTTCCTGCAAAAGCGACAGAACAAAAAAAGTTGGACGGAAAACATGACGTTTTCCCGTCCAACTTTTTATTTTGGGGACTTATTGGACAGCCCCATTTTCGCAGGGATCAGTCCTTATGATAACAGCTTGGGCATCCCGCGGTCCTATTTCCCGGCTTTAAGCCTGCGTTTGGCCCGGCCCGCCGCCACCTCCAGCAAAATCGCAAATCCCAAAATAAAATAG
- a CDS encoding TetR/AcrR family transcriptional regulator, with product MSKEKIIHAAIEVFSENGYHRASMDEIALRAQVAKGTLYYNFPSKSQLFKTVVKAGFEDIMRRTEADLNAPLPLEEMIFRIIRHHLDLFLESRHFAHIVFNEISNGIEQDVLDELKQLRREHLNFLAKILEEGKCEQNLLRDLDANLAAASIVGTMESACNYYLSHQDEYSRQDLEHFIFTVITKGLFISID from the coding sequence TTGAGTAAAGAAAAAATCATTCACGCAGCCATCGAAGTATTCTCCGAAAATGGATACCACCGTGCGAGCATGGACGAAATCGCCCTGCGGGCACAGGTCGCCAAAGGTACGCTCTACTATAATTTCCCTTCGAAATCCCAGCTGTTCAAAACGGTGGTCAAAGCCGGCTTCGAAGACATTATGCGGCGGACGGAAGCCGATCTGAATGCTCCTCTTCCGCTTGAAGAAATGATTTTTCGGATCATACGTCATCATTTGGATTTATTTTTGGAATCCCGCCATTTTGCGCATATTGTCTTTAATGAGATTTCAAATGGAATCGAGCAGGATGTCCTGGATGAATTAAAGCAGCTAAGACGCGAGCATCTGAACTTCCTGGCGAAAATCCTGGAGGAAGGCAAATGCGAACAAAATCTGCTCCGCGATCTTGATGCAAATTTGGCCGCAGCCAGCATTGTCGGCACAATGGAGAGCGCCTGCAATTACTATCTGAGCCACCAGGATGAGTATTCCCGCCAGGACTTGGAGCATTTTATCTTCACAGTTATTACTAAAGGCCTGTTTATATCGATCGATTAG
- a CDS encoding cytochrome P450, whose product MEWNKNGLLPLEWFKQMRENSPVVQPEENGFWNVFKYEDVKAVFTNYEVFSSQGSPSVEDPLESSILRQDPPKHRQLRKLVSQAFTPRVIESLAPKIQAITASLLDEAEKNGKMDAVADFTSPLPITVIAEMLGVSIKDRQKFKEWSDALVGDHAESYYQCQREMSEYFSVIAEDRRRHPQDDLITKLVEARIDNEHLSDLEIIGFCILLLVAGNETTTNLISSAMLAIDSLPEVRSQLLADRTLIPGAIEETFRYFSPVQLMFRHVKEDTVLRGKELKKGQFVHIWMAAANHDEDVFERPDEFNIHRNPNPHLGLGSGIHYCLGAQLARLESKIAIETLLERFPDFRRDHSVELERQESTVMFALKELPIILK is encoded by the coding sequence ATGGAATGGAACAAAAACGGTTTGCTGCCCTTGGAATGGTTCAAACAAATGCGCGAGAACTCCCCGGTCGTTCAACCCGAAGAAAATGGGTTCTGGAACGTTTTTAAATACGAGGACGTCAAGGCTGTCTTTACGAATTACGAAGTTTTTTCTTCCCAAGGTTCCCCTTCTGTTGAAGATCCGCTTGAATCAAGCATTTTGCGGCAGGATCCGCCAAAACACCGTCAGCTGCGCAAGCTTGTTTCCCAGGCCTTTACCCCGCGTGTGATTGAATCCCTCGCTCCGAAAATCCAAGCCATTACCGCTTCCCTGCTTGATGAAGCCGAGAAAAACGGCAAAATGGACGCGGTTGCCGATTTTACGAGTCCGCTTCCGATTACCGTCATCGCTGAAATGCTCGGGGTGTCCATAAAAGACAGGCAAAAATTCAAGGAATGGTCGGATGCTTTGGTTGGCGATCATGCAGAAAGCTATTACCAGTGCCAGCGGGAAATGAGCGAGTATTTCTCGGTCATTGCCGAGGACCGGCGCCGCCATCCGCAAGATGATCTGATCACCAAACTGGTGGAAGCGCGCATTGATAATGAACATCTCAGCGATTTGGAAATCATCGGCTTCTGCATCCTTCTGCTCGTGGCCGGCAATGAAACCACAACCAATTTGATCTCCTCAGCCATGCTTGCCATCGACAGTTTACCCGAAGTAAGGTCGCAACTGCTTGCCGACCGGACGCTGATCCCGGGAGCCATCGAAGAAACATTCCGCTATTTTTCACCGGTACAATTGATGTTCCGCCATGTCAAAGAAGACACCGTGCTGCGCGGCAAAGAACTCAAAAAAGGTCAGTTCGTGCATATTTGGATGGCTGCAGCCAACCATGACGAGGATGTCTTTGAACGGCCTGATGAATTTAACATCCATCGTAATCCCAACCCTCATTTGGGCCTTGGCAGCGGTATTCATTATTGTCTCGGCGCCCAGCTTGCCCGCCTTGAATCCAAAATTGCCATCGAAACACTGCTGGAACGTTTTCCGGATTTTCGCCGCGACCATTCCGTAGAGCTTGAGCGCCAGGAAAGCACGGTGATGTTTGCGCTGAAGGAACTGCCTATTATTTTGAAATAA